A stretch of the Candidatus Jettenia sp. AMX2 genome encodes the following:
- a CDS encoding DJ-1/PfpI family protein: MSAQKILMIVGDYVEDYEVMVPFQALLMIGHTVHAVCPGKKKDETVCTAIHDFEGDQTYSEKRGHNFVLNATFAEIKAEDYDALVIPGGRAPEYLRLNEAVLKLVRYFSQANKPIASICHGAQMLAAAGVIEGKACSAYPAVGPEVTRAGGRYVDIPVNKAHVDGKLVSAPAWPAHPDWLAKFLQVLGTKIEP, from the coding sequence ATGAGTGCACAGAAAATCCTAATGATTGTCGGTGATTATGTGGAAGACTATGAGGTAATGGTGCCCTTTCAGGCACTCCTGATGATTGGACATACTGTCCATGCAGTTTGTCCCGGCAAGAAGAAAGATGAGACGGTGTGTACCGCGATTCATGATTTCGAGGGAGATCAGACTTACAGCGAAAAGCGTGGTCACAACTTCGTGCTGAATGCAACCTTTGCAGAGATCAAGGCAGAAGATTACGATGCACTGGTCATTCCCGGTGGACGTGCACCGGAATACCTTCGTCTGAATGAGGCGGTTTTGAAGCTGGTTCGGTACTTTTCGCAGGCAAACAAACCCATTGCATCCATCTGCCACGGTGCGCAAATGTTGGCTGCAGCCGGAGTTATTGAGGGTAAAGCCTGCTCCGCTTATCCGGCGGTTGGACCAGAGGTAACACGTGCAGGCGGAAGGTATGTAGATATTCCTGTGAACAAGGCTCACGTGGACGGCAAGCTGGTATCCGCACCGGCCTGGCCTGCTCATCCTGATTGGCTTGCTAAATTCCTGCAAGTGCTGGGAACGAAGATTGAACCATAA
- a CDS encoding putative sugar nucleotidyl transferase, translated as MQQVCIFEDHYYAQLVPLVYTRATFELRYGLFTSLDRIRRHYPHAVITLFCRSYLSEVLQERYLYSVNSLEITENTILFLNGRAAFSTPVSPEGEEEVGIQNDTIVYARLKGENARKISPEMLLTKDGLAFLEGRVPFVGVQIPGINYFWDVINLNKSRIEKDFLLFVKEGFILGKLCDGVHLINKDQIFIGKDSQIKPCCVLDAEKGPIYIGDYVTIAPNTTISGPVNIGSHSVVQPGSKLREGTNIGDHCKIGGEIVNTIFHSYSNKQHDGFLGDSYIGSWVNIGANTVNSNLLNTYGNIRVRFGSDFLNTEQMFLGMAMGDNTKTAINTTIMTGSIFGFACNIVTTNYPPKYLPSFTWYSSNGAIVYVLEKALQVARVAMKRRNREMTQAEEKLFKLVFHLTEGERVIIE; from the coding sequence GTGCAGCAGGTATGTATATTTGAAGATCACTATTATGCACAGTTAGTCCCGCTTGTATATACAAGAGCAACCTTCGAACTAAGATATGGTTTATTTACCTCTCTGGACAGGATACGACGGCATTACCCGCACGCCGTTATTACACTTTTTTGCAGGAGTTACTTATCCGAAGTATTACAAGAGCGTTATCTTTACTCTGTGAATAGCCTGGAAATAACAGAGAATACTATTCTTTTTTTGAATGGCCGTGCAGCATTTTCAACTCCTGTTTCTCCGGAGGGAGAGGAGGAAGTTGGAATTCAAAACGATACGATTGTTTATGCAAGACTTAAGGGAGAAAATGCCAGGAAGATATCCCCCGAAATGCTTCTCACAAAGGACGGGCTTGCATTCCTTGAGGGCCGCGTTCCGTTTGTTGGTGTGCAAATACCAGGCATCAATTATTTTTGGGATGTTATTAATCTCAACAAATCCCGGATTGAGAAGGATTTTCTTTTGTTTGTTAAAGAGGGCTTCATTTTGGGAAAATTATGTGATGGGGTACATCTTATTAATAAAGATCAAATCTTCATTGGTAAGGATAGCCAAATTAAACCATGTTGTGTATTAGATGCTGAGAAGGGACCAATTTATATTGGCGATTACGTTACCATTGCTCCAAACACAACCATCAGCGGGCCTGTTAACATTGGCAGTCATTCTGTTGTTCAGCCTGGCTCAAAGCTGCGTGAAGGAACGAATATTGGGGACCATTGCAAAATAGGAGGTGAAATTGTAAATACTATTTTTCACAGTTACAGCAATAAACAACATGACGGGTTTCTTGGTGATTCTTATATTGGTTCGTGGGTCAATATAGGGGCAAATACGGTAAATAGCAATCTTTTAAACACGTATGGAAATATAAGGGTTAGATTTGGTAGTGATTTTTTGAATACAGAACAAATGTTCCTCGGTATGGCTATGGGAGATAACACGAAAACGGCGATTAATACCACGATCATGACCGGCAGTATTTTTGGTTTTGCCTGTAATATTGTTACTACGAACTACCCTCCGAAATATCTTCCGTCTTTTACCTGGTATTCGTCGAATGGTGCGATTGTTTATGTATTAGAAAAGGCATTGCAGGTAGCCAGGGTTGCAATGAAAAGGCGTAATAGAGAGATGACTCAAGCTGAAGAAAAGCTTTTTAAGCTTGTGTTTCATCTTACTGAAGGTGAAAGAGTCATTATTGAGTAA
- a CDS encoding flavodoxin family protein encodes MKKVLGVSGSPITNSNTDRALKAVLEATGLETEFVKLVDYTVAPCKACLGCLKTNQCVIKDDGIMLAEKAKTASALVIAGFTPYSTLDSRTKAFIERLYPLRHQKGFMAGKPGAAVITSCVPQDNKQLPPAAEMGVNAVTFYMMEEGMQFVGALKLQGNVPCIRCSFGDECKMSGIKMLYGSMATVDSVGIKQFEQQPVLVQGAQELGRKIAETLSK; translated from the coding sequence ATGAAAAAAGTACTCGGCGTGTCGGGTTCTCCGATCACAAACAGCAATACCGATCGCGCACTGAAGGCGGTGCTTGAGGCCACAGGCCTCGAGACCGAGTTTGTTAAGCTGGTGGACTATACTGTTGCGCCATGCAAGGCATGTCTGGGTTGTTTGAAGACAAACCAGTGCGTCATCAAAGATGATGGGATTATGCTTGCGGAGAAAGCCAAAACGGCGAGTGCACTAGTCATTGCAGGGTTCACGCCTTACTCAACGCTGGATTCACGAACAAAGGCGTTTATTGAGCGACTCTACCCCTTACGCCACCAGAAGGGTTTCATGGCCGGGAAGCCGGGTGCTGCAGTAATCACATCCTGTGTGCCGCAAGATAACAAGCAACTTCCGCCGGCAGCAGAGATGGGGGTCAACGCTGTGACCTTCTACATGATGGAAGAAGGGATGCAATTTGTTGGTGCACTGAAGTTACAAGGAAACGTTCCCTGCATCCGTTGCAGCTTTGGTGATGAGTGCAAGATGTCTGGTATCAAGATGCTCTACGGTTCGATGGCCACTGTGGACAGCGTTGGAATCAAGCAGTTTGAGCAGCAACCTGTTCTGGTTCAGGGCGCACAGGAACTCGGACGAAAGATTGCCGAAACCCTCAGCAAATAA
- the metG gene encoding methionine--tRNA ligase produces MLNKHTFYLTTPIYYVNDIPHIGHSYTTIAADVLARYKRIKGFSVFFLTGTDEHGQKIQKAAQACNKTPMEFVNSVVDKFKALWNDLCISNDDFIRTTSDSHCRRVKSIFQRLYDNGDIYLGEYEGWYCIPCESFWIKSQLLEGNKCPECKRTIEKVKEKNYFFRLSKYKERLLEHYDKNPHFIQPESRRNELLQRIKLQIEDISVSRSAVDWGIEVPMDISQTIYVWIDALLNYITALGYDDDMRVFQKYWPADVHIIGKEILWFHGVIWPAVLMSLKIDLPYKIFAHGWWTIEGQKISKSLGNAIDPALIIQMYGSDAYRYFLLREVPFGLDGNFSYHALVHRINSDLANDLGNLLQRTLVMIEKYFFGVIPKATDVNHELKREIHTVRDKIDREMNELQFSKVLEIIWEFIGRTNKFIEEKKPWLLAKSDNTRPQLIEIIGSLVLAIKNVSVFIYPFMPTTAVEIQRQLGLIKEGQPSTINLEIEVGFKEDTIIQKGKPLFPKIECAEG; encoded by the coding sequence ATGCTGAATAAACATACCTTTTATCTTACAACACCAATTTATTATGTTAATGATATACCACATATCGGGCATTCTTACACAACTATTGCAGCTGATGTACTGGCACGTTACAAAAGAATAAAAGGTTTTTCTGTTTTTTTTTTGACTGGAACGGATGAACATGGACAAAAAATACAGAAAGCGGCCCAGGCATGCAATAAAACTCCGATGGAATTTGTTAACTCTGTGGTCGATAAATTTAAGGCATTATGGAACGATCTTTGTATTTCCAACGATGATTTTATAAGAACAACCAGCGATAGCCATTGTCGCCGGGTGAAAAGCATTTTCCAGCGGCTATATGATAACGGTGACATTTATTTGGGAGAATATGAAGGTTGGTATTGTATTCCTTGTGAGAGTTTTTGGATTAAATCGCAACTACTGGAAGGTAATAAATGCCCGGAATGCAAGCGAACAATAGAAAAGGTAAAGGAGAAAAATTATTTTTTCCGGTTATCAAAATATAAAGAACGCCTTTTAGAACATTATGATAAGAATCCTCATTTTATACAACCTGAATCCAGAAGGAATGAATTGCTGCAAAGGATTAAACTGCAAATTGAAGATATCAGTGTAAGCCGTTCAGCAGTGGATTGGGGAATTGAAGTTCCTATGGACATAAGTCAGACCATTTATGTCTGGATTGATGCCCTTTTGAACTATATTACTGCCTTGGGATATGATGATGATATGCGGGTGTTTCAGAAATACTGGCCCGCAGATGTCCATATTATTGGAAAGGAGATATTATGGTTTCATGGGGTAATTTGGCCGGCGGTGCTTATGTCTTTAAAAATAGATTTGCCATATAAAATCTTTGCGCACGGATGGTGGACTATCGAGGGCCAAAAAATATCAAAGTCATTGGGGAATGCAATAGACCCTGCGCTTATTATTCAAATGTATGGCAGTGATGCATACCGGTATTTTTTACTGAGAGAAGTCCCCTTCGGTTTAGATGGGAATTTTTCTTACCATGCTCTTGTTCACAGAATAAATTCTGATTTGGCAAACGATTTGGGTAATCTGCTGCAACGTACGTTAGTTATGATTGAAAAATATTTCTTTGGAGTTATTCCAAAGGCCACAGATGTAAATCATGAGTTGAAAAGAGAAATACACACCGTTCGCGACAAAATAGACCGGGAAATGAACGAGCTTCAATTTAGCAAAGTTCTTGAGATTATCTGGGAATTTATAGGCCGGACAAATAAATTTATAGAAGAAAAAAAACCTTGGTTATTAGCAAAATCAGATAATACCAGGCCGCAACTTATTGAGATTATTGGATCATTAGTTTTGGCGATTAAAAATGTTTCTGTATTTATTTATCCCTTTATGCCTACAACCGCGGTTGAAATTCAACGGCAACTCGGTCTTATAAAGGAAGGCCAGCCCTCCACGATCAATCTGGAGATTGAGGTGGGGTTTAAAGAAGATACTATCATTCAAAAAGGCAAACCCTTGTTTCCGAAAATAGAATGTGCAGAAGGCTGA
- a CDS encoding RNA ligase partner protein, with the protein MEKDIKNDKIIIDTSIFTNPDVYQTFGVNPTEALRTFLKIIGELDGPAFYMPPTIYQELLNFVAIEDIPIDWQIRIIQKPPKRYELTVPAFLLYELIEDVRLRIDKGLRVAEEAVREMSLATEPDTIANLRKKYRAALREGIIDSKEDVDLILLAKEMDGIVMTADLGIVKWADKLGIRYIDPRKLRDILNKLLSSADKNSG; encoded by the coding sequence ATGGAAAAGGATATCAAAAATGACAAAATAATTATTGATACGAGTATTTTTACGAATCCCGATGTTTATCAAACGTTTGGTGTTAATCCAACGGAAGCGTTACGTACTTTCTTAAAGATTATTGGTGAATTAGACGGGCCTGCCTTTTATATGCCCCCAACAATTTATCAGGAATTGCTTAATTTTGTAGCAATCGAAGACATTCCTATTGACTGGCAGATTCGTATCATCCAAAAACCGCCTAAGCGGTATGAGCTGACAGTGCCAGCCTTTTTGTTATATGAGCTTATCGAGGATGTAAGACTAAGAATCGATAAAGGTTTGCGGGTGGCGGAGGAGGCGGTAAGAGAAATGTCTCTTGCTACAGAACCGGATACGATTGCCAATTTGCGAAAAAAGTACCGTGCTGCACTTCGCGAAGGTATTATTGACAGTAAGGAAGATGTTGACTTAATACTTCTGGCAAAGGAAATGGATGGCATCGTAATGACGGCCGATTTAGGTATCGTTAAATGGGCCGATAAGCTGGGTATCAGATATATTGATCCCCGTAAATTGAGGGATATCCTGAATAAGTTACTGTCGTCAGCAGATAAAAATAGCGGTTAA
- a CDS encoding DHH family phosphoesterase — protein MYIIFGSNDIGSTLAINLKKSDEEVLVIDNDENALAGLKDYNLQILATDINVLNFESLQGKDVIAFVLSQKNHKDNVFLAKQIKGLFPDKFILSKAIDEKEVSELLENGVDRTVQPVKIITNAILNELETAKLKQAVFRLVSVLKAAVNKGIAIFLQDNPDPDAIASGLALKRIADKYDIKCKIYYGGNIGHQQNRTLVNLLETDLIRLQTSDESLDVINAVDKVALIEASIPSKNNILPANIVPNIIIDHHQVDLKLVKGEFVEILPKMGANSTIMTRYLRQLDIVPDPPLATALRYGIRTDTNGFTRNTTTEDLDAAAYLSSLVDVGLLNQIENPPMSAETIDIIGRAIRNREVKGSYLISFVEFITDRDALPQAAELLLQMEGITTVLIFGIDKDKVQLSARSTDSRVNLASLLQKAFGFMNAGGHATMAAGTIDLGIFGDVTDKKSLLRITFDAIRKKFFSAVGIDIEKKDMPDDLELMINSSRD, from the coding sequence ATGTATATTATTTTTGGTTCTAATGATATTGGAAGTACACTAGCAATAAATTTAAAAAAATCTGACGAGGAAGTACTTGTCATTGACAATGATGAAAATGCATTGGCGGGTTTGAAGGATTATAATCTTCAAATCCTCGCAACGGATATTAATGTATTGAACTTTGAATCATTGCAAGGGAAAGATGTCATTGCTTTTGTCCTTTCACAGAAAAATCATAAGGACAATGTATTTTTGGCAAAACAGATAAAAGGTTTGTTTCCTGACAAATTTATCTTGTCAAAGGCAATCGATGAAAAAGAGGTTTCTGAATTATTAGAAAATGGGGTGGATCGTACGGTTCAGCCTGTAAAAATTATAACAAATGCAATTTTAAATGAACTCGAAACAGCGAAGCTTAAACAGGCTGTTTTTCGCCTGGTAAGCGTTCTGAAAGCAGCCGTTAATAAAGGAATTGCTATCTTTTTGCAGGATAATCCGGATCCAGATGCTATAGCCAGCGGACTTGCACTAAAACGTATTGCCGATAAATACGATATTAAATGTAAAATCTATTATGGCGGTAATATTGGTCATCAACAAAACAGAACCCTCGTAAATCTTTTAGAAACTGATCTCATTCGATTACAAACTTCCGATGAATCATTAGATGTTATCAATGCAGTTGATAAAGTTGCATTAATAGAGGCTTCTATTCCTTCTAAAAATAATATTTTACCCGCGAATATAGTTCCTAATATAATCATTGATCACCATCAGGTAGATTTAAAACTTGTAAAAGGTGAGTTTGTTGAAATTTTACCTAAAATGGGTGCAAATTCCACCATTATGACAAGGTATTTGAGGCAACTCGATATTGTCCCTGACCCTCCTCTTGCAACGGCACTTCGTTATGGTATAAGGACCGATACCAATGGTTTTACCAGAAATACAACGACAGAAGACCTTGATGCCGCAGCCTACCTCTCATCGTTGGTAGATGTGGGTCTTTTAAATCAGATTGAAAATCCACCTATGAGCGCGGAAACGATTGATATTATAGGGAGGGCTATAAGAAACAGAGAAGTAAAAGGCTCATATCTGATTTCATTTGTAGAATTTATAACCGATCGTGATGCCTTGCCGCAAGCAGCTGAATTGCTATTGCAGATGGAAGGAATTACGACAGTGCTTATTTTTGGAATCGACAAAGACAAGGTACAATTGTCAGCCAGAAGTACGGATTCGAGGGTCAATCTTGCATCATTATTACAAAAAGCGTTTGGATTTATGAATGCTGGTGGTCATGCGACTATGGCGGCTGGCACGATTGATTTGGGTATTTTTGGGGACGTAACTGATAAGAAATCGCTACTCAGGATTACTTTTGATGCTATACGTAAAAAATTTTTCTCAGCAGTAGGAATAGATATAGAGAAAAAAGACATGCCTGATGATTTGGAATTAATGATTAATAGCAGCAGAGATTAA
- a CDS encoding DUF192 domain-containing protein: MEVELAITPEELASGLMYRDKLEDNKGMLFVFPKERFLSFWMKNTPLPLSIAFVKSDGRIVQIESMKPYSLDTHLSKEKVMYALEMKDGWFTINKVKEGDIAKIPVIPIQKGID; encoded by the coding sequence TTGGAAGTAGAATTGGCAATAACACCTGAAGAATTAGCCTCAGGCCTCATGTATCGCGATAAACTTGAGGACAATAAAGGCATGCTATTCGTATTCCCTAAAGAAAGATTTCTTTCATTTTGGATGAAAAATACCCCGCTACCCCTCTCCATAGCATTTGTTAAGAGCGATGGAAGAATTGTTCAGATAGAATCTATGAAACCCTACAGCCTGGATACTCATCTATCCAAAGAGAAAGTTATGTATGCGTTGGAAATGAAAGATGGCTGGTTTACAATAAATAAGGTTAAAGAGGGTGACATAGCAAAAATACCAGTAATTCCAATTCAAAAAGGCATAGATTGA
- a CDS encoding Uma2 family endonuclease: protein MTGTHTKVKFTYQDYLHMPGDKRYELIGGEFFVVTSPNEHHQRISRELEYALLTYVKKNKSGFVYYAPFDVVFSDEDVVQPDIVFVSEERKNIIAKDNIQGPPDLIVEIISPKTGYRDRGIKRKLYCEYGVKEYWIVDPAEQTVEVLTFIENDYKTENIYPADGILYSPLLKGLEIDLNIIFS, encoded by the coding sequence ATGACCGGAACCCATACAAAGGTAAAATTTACCTATCAGGATTATCTCCATATGCCGGGGGATAAGCGATATGAGCTCATCGGGGGGGAGTTCTTTGTGGTGACTTCACCTAACGAACATCATCAACGCATATCAAGGGAACTCGAATATGCACTTCTTACCTACGTAAAAAAGAATAAATCCGGTTTTGTGTATTACGCCCCGTTTGATGTTGTTTTTTCTGATGAGGATGTTGTGCAGCCGGATATTGTCTTTGTATCGGAAGAACGAAAAAATATCATAGCAAAAGATAATATTCAGGGACCTCCCGATTTAATTGTGGAAATTATCTCTCCAAAGACAGGGTATCGTGACAGGGGAATCAAACGCAAGCTTTATTGTGAATACGGTGTTAAAGAATACTGGATCGTTGATCCGGCAGAACAAACGGTAGAGGTGTTAACATTTATTGAAAATGATTACAAAACGGAAAATATATATCCTGCGGATGGCATCTTGTATTCACCACTTTTAAAAGGGCTGGAAATAGATTTGAACATCATATTTTCTTAA
- a CDS encoding formylglycine-generating enzyme family protein, whose product MVFVPEGNFIMGEERKTVYVGAFYIDKYPVTNAQYKKFIEATGAKRPLFWNDEQFNKPLQPVVGVSWNDAVAYAKWACKRLPTETEWEKAARGIDGREYPWGNTPPDNTKAVYNMDPYTGAPSPVGDRRKGASPYGCLDMAGNVWEWCSDWYEEGKFRVVRGGSWINHHYILKSAYRSCSYPEGRDNNVGFRCAKDAD is encoded by the coding sequence ATGGTTTTTGTACCAGAAGGTAATTTTATTATGGGAGAAGAACGAAAAACTGTATATGTTGGCGCTTTTTATATCGATAAATATCCGGTGACCAATGCTCAATATAAAAAGTTTATTGAAGCCACAGGAGCAAAGAGACCGTTGTTTTGGAATGATGAGCAATTTAATAAACCGTTACAACCAGTTGTAGGAGTTAGCTGGAACGATGCTGTTGCTTATGCGAAGTGGGCATGTAAGCGGCTGCCAACAGAAACTGAATGGGAAAAGGCTGCACGGGGGATCGATGGCAGAGAGTATCCATGGGGAAACACACCACCTGATAACACAAAAGCAGTTTATAATATGGACCCGTATACAGGCGCTCCGTCGCCAGTTGGCGACCGGCGAAAAGGGGCAAGTCCCTATGGATGCCTCGATATGGCAGGGAATGTTTGGGAATGGTGTTCAGACTGGTATGAAGAAGGAAAATTCCGCGTGGTAAGAGGCGGTTCATGGATAAACCATCATTACATTTTAAAAAGTGCCTACAGAAGCTGCAGTTATCCGGAAGGCAGAGATAACAACGTCGGCTTTCGCTGTGCAAAAGATGCAGATTAG
- the ricT gene encoding regulatory iron-sulfur-containing complex subunit RicT, which produces MRYILTIRYGVLNNTSDFISAIDSLKKGDHVVVRSSRGIEFGKIIAKVKEVPDNFSAEDIGEVLRKATSDDYEKQMKIHDEMVPVEFKFCQKKIKEHKLLMKLASVEHLYGTKKIIFYYLANGRVDFRDLVKDLAKEYQARIEMKQIGVRDEARLLADYEHCGRELCCRSFLKNLEPVTMKMAKNQKATLDPSKISGRCGRLMCCLRYEDKVYEDLKHNMPKRGSFIKTAKGTGEVINHDILRQLVTIELDNGSKCCISVSEIMDKAGGLTTQKEKTCNHICEKGCDAE; this is translated from the coding sequence ATGCGTTATATTTTAACGATTCGCTATGGTGTTTTAAATAACACATCAGATTTTATTTCTGCCATTGACTCATTAAAAAAGGGCGACCATGTAGTTGTCCGTTCTAGTCGTGGCATAGAATTTGGTAAGATTATTGCCAAAGTCAAGGAAGTCCCGGATAATTTTTCTGCTGAAGATATTGGAGAAGTTTTGCGAAAAGCCACTTCTGATGATTATGAAAAACAAATGAAGATACATGATGAAATGGTACCGGTCGAGTTTAAATTTTGTCAGAAGAAAATAAAAGAACATAAACTTCTTATGAAACTTGCCAGTGTTGAACATTTATACGGAACTAAAAAGATCATTTTCTACTATCTTGCCAATGGGCGGGTTGATTTCAGGGATCTAGTAAAGGATTTGGCAAAAGAATATCAGGCAAGGATAGAAATGAAGCAGATTGGTGTTCGGGATGAGGCCAGGCTGCTTGCTGATTATGAGCATTGTGGACGGGAATTGTGCTGCAGGTCATTTCTTAAAAACCTCGAACCTGTTACCATGAAAATGGCGAAGAATCAAAAAGCCACCTTAGATCCTTCAAAGATATCTGGTCGTTGCGGCAGGCTTATGTGTTGCCTTCGGTATGAGGATAAAGTATACGAAGATTTAAAGCACAATATGCCAAAGAGGGGGTCTTTTATCAAAACTGCAAAAGGTACCGGAGAAGTTATTAACCATGATATCTTACGGCAACTGGTAACCATTGAACTCGATAACGGGAGTAAATGCTGTATATCGGTAAGTGAAATAATGGATAAAGCAGGAGGTTTGACAACACAAAAAGAGAAAACTTGCAATCATATCTGTGAAAAGGGTTGTGATGCTGAATAA
- a CDS encoding RNA ligase, which yields MNNYKLFEVVKHVGLSESLWQESIEKHDVIPEEFDGIHFYRVTKKVGPMEKGSIITQDGILFDFPRIARILHLENGVGKAYTKPFYVEEKIDGYNTRIACIQGRILAFSRNAYVCPFSTDRIADFLDTKRIFDDNPHLIVCGEFAGPDNPYNIEHPPYIKEDVGFFAFDLMSMNKPESLPVEERYKIFDFYDIPTTRRFGRFSPSDITKLKELVKELNETGCEGIVMKPTDLAERTLKYVTLKSCFRDIRVTAHLMAEMRPEFFTHRIIRAAMYILEHAYPLSADVFTQLGEVLLQPVYESVAKAAKNKIIGEQFSLLFHEEKNIQHMIDHLQKCKIKFEVLSKEKRDDYWHITFIKKSYASYDILQKHLDGTSHAD from the coding sequence ATGAACAATTATAAATTGTTTGAAGTGGTTAAACATGTTGGTTTATCAGAGTCCTTATGGCAGGAATCTATTGAAAAACATGATGTTATCCCGGAAGAATTTGATGGTATACACTTCTATCGGGTAACAAAAAAAGTGGGACCCATGGAAAAGGGGTCAATCATAACGCAGGATGGAATTCTCTTCGATTTCCCACGGATTGCCCGCATATTACACCTTGAAAATGGTGTAGGTAAAGCCTATACAAAACCATTTTATGTTGAAGAGAAGATTGATGGTTATAATACAAGAATTGCATGTATCCAGGGACGTATACTAGCCTTCTCACGAAATGCCTATGTATGCCCGTTCTCAACAGACCGGATTGCAGATTTCCTGGATACAAAAAGGATATTCGATGATAATCCCCATTTGATTGTCTGCGGCGAGTTTGCAGGACCTGATAATCCTTACAACATTGAGCATCCCCCATATATCAAGGAAGACGTTGGTTTTTTTGCATTCGATTTAATGTCGATGAATAAGCCCGAGAGTCTTCCAGTAGAAGAACGGTATAAGATTTTTGATTTCTACGACATACCGACCACAAGGAGGTTTGGCAGGTTTTCCCCTTCTGATATCACGAAACTGAAAGAGCTTGTTAAAGAATTAAATGAGACAGGATGCGAGGGGATTGTCATGAAGCCGACAGACCTCGCAGAAAGAACACTAAAGTATGTAACATTAAAGTCCTGTTTCCGTGATATTCGTGTTACTGCACATTTAATGGCGGAAATGCGACCAGAGTTTTTCACTCACCGGATCATTCGTGCTGCAATGTACATCCTTGAACATGCTTATCCTTTATCGGCAGATGTTTTTACTCAACTTGGCGAAGTATTGCTACAGCCTGTCTATGAAAGTGTTGCGAAAGCGGCCAAAAACAAAATAATTGGTGAACAATTTTCACTCCTTTTCCACGAAGAAAAAAATATACAACACATGATAGACCATTTACAGAAATGTAAGATAAAATTTGAAGTCCTGTCGAAAGAAAAAAGGGATGATTACTGGCATATTACCTTTATTAAGAAATCCTATGCTTCCTATGATATCCTCCAAAAGCATCTGGACGGCACATCGCATGCCGATTAA